In Streptomyces sp. NBC_01408, one DNA window encodes the following:
- the rplD gene encoding 50S ribosomal protein L4, with protein MSTIDILSPAGDKAGTVELPAEIFDAKTSVPLIHQVVVAQLAAARQGTHKTKRRGEVRGGGRKPYRQKGTGRARQGSTRAPQFVGGGVVHGPQPRDYSQRTPKKMKAAALRGALSDRARHSRIHVVTGVVEGAASTKAAKTLFGKISERKNLLLVVERADEAAWLSARNLPQVHILEPGQLNTYDVIVSDDVVFTQAAFESFVSGPKADETEGSDA; from the coding sequence ATGAGCACCATTGACATCCTTTCGCCGGCAGGCGACAAGGCCGGTACCGTCGAGCTCCCCGCGGAGATCTTCGACGCGAAGACCAGCGTTCCGCTGATCCACCAGGTCGTTGTCGCCCAGCTGGCAGCTGCCCGTCAGGGCACGCACAAGACCAAGCGTCGCGGCGAAGTCCGTGGTGGTGGCCGCAAGCCGTACCGCCAGAAGGGCACCGGCCGCGCCCGTCAGGGTTCGACCCGCGCTCCGCAGTTCGTCGGCGGTGGCGTCGTCCACGGCCCGCAGCCGCGTGACTACTCGCAGCGGACCCCGAAGAAGATGAAGGCCGCCGCCCTCCGCGGTGCCCTCTCGGACCGCGCGCGCCACTCCCGCATCCACGTCGTCACCGGCGTGGTCGAGGGTGCCGCCTCCACGAAGGCCGCCAAGACGCTGTTCGGCAAGATCTCGGAGCGCAAGAACCTGCTCCTGGTCGTCGAGCGTGCCGACGAGGCCGCGTGGCTGTCCGCCCGCAACCTGCCCCAGGTTCACATCCTGGAGCCGGGCCAGCTGAACACGTACGACGTGATCGTCTCTGACGACGTGGTCTTCACTCAGGCCGCTTTCGAGTCCTTCGTGTCTGGCCCCAAGGCCGATGAGACCGAAGGGAGCGACGCCTGA
- a CDS encoding DUF2304 domain-containing protein translates to MRLSVLTSISGLLVLGYILELLRRQQLREKYAAIWLGIGLLVAPIGFVPDLLDPIAKALGVASGASLVLFSGFVLVLLVSLHLSWETSRLEAETRTLAEDVALIRAHLVQQGGYPSTSPRTEDSGATEAQVNS, encoded by the coding sequence GTGCGACTCTCCGTCCTGACCTCCATCTCCGGTCTTCTGGTGCTGGGGTACATCCTCGAACTGCTGCGCCGTCAGCAATTGCGGGAGAAGTACGCCGCGATATGGCTCGGCATCGGACTGCTGGTCGCACCGATCGGGTTCGTACCCGACCTCCTGGACCCGATCGCCAAGGCCCTCGGCGTGGCGTCCGGTGCGAGCCTGGTCCTCTTCAGCGGCTTCGTGCTGGTCCTGCTGGTCAGCCTGCACCTCAGCTGGGAGACCAGCCGCCTGGAGGCGGAGACCCGCACCCTCGCGGAGGACGTCGCGCTGATCCGCGCCCATCTCGTCCAGCAGGGCGGTTACCCCAGCACGTCGCCGCGCACGGAGGACTCCGGCGCCACCGAGGCACAGGTGAACTCGTGA
- the rplC gene encoding 50S ribosomal protein L3 produces the protein MAKQIKGVLGEKLGMTQVWDENNRVVPVTVVKAGPCVVTQVRTNDIDGYESVQIAFGEIDPRKVNKPLKGHFAKADVTPRRHLVELRTSDASEYTLGQEITAEVFESGVKVDVTGNSKGKGFAGVMKRHNFRGLGAGHGVQRKHRSPGSIGGCATPGRVFKGMRMAGRMGNERVTTQNLTIHAVDAEKGLLLIKGAVPGPNGGLVLVRTAAKGA, from the coding sequence ATGGCAAAGCAGATCAAGGGCGTCCTGGGCGAGAAGCTCGGCATGACCCAGGTCTGGGACGAGAACAACCGTGTCGTCCCGGTGACCGTTGTCAAGGCCGGGCCCTGCGTCGTTACCCAGGTCCGTACGAACGACATCGACGGCTACGAGTCGGTCCAGATCGCCTTCGGCGAGATCGACCCGCGCAAGGTGAACAAGCCCCTCAAGGGCCACTTCGCCAAGGCCGACGTGACCCCCCGCCGCCACCTGGTGGAGCTCCGCACCTCCGACGCCAGCGAGTACACGCTCGGCCAGGAGATCACTGCTGAGGTGTTCGAGTCCGGCGTCAAGGTTGACGTCACGGGCAACAGCAAGGGCAAGGGCTTCGCCGGTGTCATGAAGCGGCACAACTTCCGGGGCCTCGGCGCCGGTCACGGTGTGCAGCGCAAGCACCGCTCCCCCGGTTCGATCGGTGGCTGTGCCACCCCTGGGCGTGTCTTCAAGGGCATGCGCATGGCCGGTCGTATGGGCAACGAGCGCGTCACCACCCAGAACCTGACCATCCACGCGGTTGACGCGGAGAAGGGTCTGCTCCTCATCAAGGGTGCGGTCCCCGGTCCGAACGGCGGCCTCGTCCTGGTCCGTACCGCGGCCAAGGGGGCTTGA
- the rpsJ gene encoding 30S ribosomal protein S10 produces MAGQKIRIRLKAYDHEVIDSSAKKIVETVTRTGASVAGPVPLPTEKNVYCVIKSPHKYKDSREHFEMRTHKRLIDILDPTPKTVDSLMRLDLPAGVDIEIKL; encoded by the coding sequence ATGGCGGGACAGAAGATCCGCATCCGGCTCAAGGCCTACGACCACGAGGTCATCGACTCCTCGGCGAAGAAGATCGTCGAGACGGTGACCCGCACTGGTGCGTCGGTCGCAGGCCCGGTGCCGCTGCCCACTGAGAAGAACGTGTACTGCGTCATCAAGTCGCCGCACAAGTACAAGGACTCGCGCGAGCACTTCGAGATGCGCACGCACAAGCGCCTGATCGACATCCTCGACCCGACGCCCAAGACCGTTGACTCGCTGATGCGCCTGGACCTTCCGGCCGGCGTTGACATCGAGATCAAGCTCTGA
- a CDS encoding glycosyltransferase family 2 protein, whose translation MNDGRRVLIILPAWNEEEGLPSVLREIQEQLPYVDTLVVDDGSADNTAAVARAAGSAVAQLPFNLGVGGAMRLGYRYAQQHGYDVAIQVDADGQHDPAYVPALLERLAVGDADLVIGARFAGDGDYQVGGPRKWAMKLLSVVLSRITRTKLTDTTSGFRACNRPLIEFFARWYPVEYLGDTIESMVGAARSGYTVRQIPVAMRERTTGRPSASPFRAMVYLTRAGLVLLLAMIRRMPTELKAFTPGSPAYVAHQERTATLLGHELTKA comes from the coding sequence GTGAACGACGGTCGTCGCGTTCTGATCATTCTTCCCGCCTGGAACGAGGAGGAGGGCCTGCCCTCCGTCCTGCGCGAGATCCAGGAGCAGCTGCCCTACGTCGACACCCTCGTGGTCGACGACGGCTCGGCGGACAACACCGCAGCGGTGGCCCGCGCGGCCGGCTCGGCCGTCGCCCAGCTGCCGTTCAACCTCGGCGTCGGCGGCGCGATGCGGCTCGGCTACCGCTACGCGCAGCAGCACGGCTACGACGTCGCGATCCAGGTGGACGCCGACGGCCAGCACGACCCCGCGTACGTGCCGGCCCTGCTCGAACGCCTCGCCGTCGGCGACGCCGACCTCGTCATAGGCGCCCGGTTCGCCGGAGACGGCGACTACCAGGTGGGCGGCCCGCGCAAGTGGGCCATGAAGCTGCTGTCCGTGGTGCTCTCGCGGATCACCCGCACCAAGCTCACCGACACCACCTCGGGCTTCCGGGCCTGCAACCGCCCGCTCATAGAGTTCTTCGCGCGCTGGTACCCCGTGGAGTACCTCGGCGACACCATCGAGTCCATGGTGGGCGCGGCCCGCTCCGGCTACACCGTGCGCCAGATCCCCGTCGCCATGCGGGAACGGACCACCGGCCGCCCGAGCGCCTCGCCGTTCCGGGCGATGGTCTACCTCACCCGCGCCGGCCTGGTGCTCCTGCTCGCGATGATCCGTCGCATGCCGACGGAGCTCAAGGCGTTCACGCCCGGCTCGCCGGCGTACGTCGCGCACCAGGAGCGCACCGCCACGCTGCTCGGCCACGAGCTGACCAAGGCGTAG
- the rpsG gene encoding 30S ribosomal protein S7 has protein sequence MPRKGPAPKRPVIIDPVYASPLVTSLINKILLNGKRSTAERIVYGAMEGLREKTGNDPVITLKRALENVKPSLEVKSRRVGGATYQVPVEVKPGRQSTLALRWLVGYSRARREKTMTERLMNELLDASNGLGAAVKKREDTHKMAESNKAFAHYRW, from the coding sequence ATGCCTCGTAAGGGCCCCGCCCCGAAGCGCCCGGTCATCATCGACCCGGTCTACGCATCTCCTCTGGTGACGTCGCTCATCAACAAGATCCTCCTGAACGGCAAGCGCTCCACCGCCGAGCGCATCGTCTACGGCGCCATGGAAGGCCTCCGCGAGAAGACCGGCAACGACCCGGTCATCACGCTGAAGCGCGCGCTGGAGAACGTCAAGCCGTCCCTCGAGGTCAAGTCCCGCCGTGTCGGTGGCGCGACCTACCAGGTTCCGGTTGAGGTCAAGCCGGGCCGCCAGTCGACCCTCGCGCTGCGCTGGCTCGTGGGTTACTCCCGCGCCCGCCGCGAGAAGACGATGACCGAGCGCCTCATGAACGAGCTGCTCGACGCCTCGAACGGTCTTGGCGCTGCCGTCAAGAAGCGTGAGGACACGCACAAGATGGCCGAGTCCAACAAGGCCTTCGCGCACTACCGCTGGTAA
- the rplV gene encoding 50S ribosomal protein L22 yields MEARAQARYIRVTPMKARRVVDLIRGMDATEAQAVLRFAPQAASVPVGKVLDSAIANAAHNYNHPDATSLFISEAFVDEGPTLKRFRPRAQGRAYRIRKRTSHITVVVSSKEGSR; encoded by the coding sequence ATGGAAGCCAGGGCCCAGGCGCGGTACATCCGCGTCACGCCCATGAAGGCCCGCCGAGTGGTGGACCTTATCCGTGGCATGGATGCCACGGAGGCTCAGGCGGTCCTGCGTTTCGCCCCGCAGGCCGCGAGCGTGCCGGTCGGCAAGGTGCTTGACAGCGCCATTGCCAACGCCGCACACAACTACAACCACCCGGACGCCACTTCGCTGTTCATCAGCGAGGCGTTCGTGGACGAGGGCCCGACCCTGAAGCGGTTCCGTCCGCGTGCGCAGGGCCGTGCCTACCGGATCCGCAAGCGGACCAGCCACATCACCGTGGTCGTCAGCAGCAAGGAAGGTTCCCGGTAA
- the rplB gene encoding 50S ribosomal protein L2, producing MGIRKYKPTTPGRRGSSVADFVEITRSTPEKSLVRPLHSKGGRNNTGRITVRHQGGGHKRAYRVIDFRRHDKDGVPAKVAHIEYDPNRTARIALLHYADGEKRYIIAPKSLKQGDRIENGPTADIKPGNNLALRNIPVGTTIHAIELRPGGGAKFARSAGASVQLLAKEGTMAHLRMPSGEIRLVDARCRATVGEVGNAEQSNINWGKAGRMRWKGVRPSVRGVAMNPVDHPHGGGEGKTSGGRHPVSPWGQKEGRTRSPKKASSKYIVRRRKTNKKR from the coding sequence ATGGGTATCCGCAAGTACAAGCCGACGACCCCGGGCCGTCGTGGCTCCAGCGTCGCCGACTTTGTCGAGATCACGCGGTCCACGCCGGAGAAGTCGCTGGTTCGCCCTCTGCACAGCAAGGGCGGCCGTAACAACACCGGCCGGATCACCGTTCGCCACCAGGGTGGTGGACACAAGCGCGCCTACCGAGTGATCGACTTCCGTCGTCACGACAAGGACGGCGTGCCGGCCAAGGTCGCGCACATCGAGTACGACCCCAACCGCACGGCGCGCATCGCGCTCCTGCACTACGCCGACGGCGAGAAGCGCTACATCATCGCGCCGAAGAGCCTGAAGCAGGGCGACCGGATTGAGAACGGCCCCACGGCCGACATCAAGCCCGGTAACAACCTGGCGCTCCGCAACATCCCGGTCGGTACCACGATCCACGCGATCGAGCTCCGTCCCGGTGGCGGCGCGAAGTTCGCCCGTTCGGCCGGTGCCTCCGTGCAGCTGCTGGCGAAGGAGGGCACCATGGCCCACCTTCGTATGCCGTCCGGTGAGATCCGTCTCGTCGACGCGCGCTGCCGCGCCACGGTCGGCGAGGTCGGCAACGCCGAGCAGTCGAACATCAACTGGGGCAAGGCCGGCCGCATGCGCTGGAAGGGCGTTCGCCCGTCCGTCCGCGGTGTCGCGATGAACCCGGTTGACCACCCGCACGGTGGTGGTGAGGGCAAGACCAGTGGTGGTCGCCACCCGGTCTCCCCGTGGGGTCAGAAGGAGGGTCGTACTCGCTCGCCGAAGAAGGCTTCGAGCAAGTACATCGTCCGCCGCCGCAAGACGAACAAGAAGCGCTAG
- the rpsL gene encoding 30S ribosomal protein S12: MPTIQQLVRKGRQDKVEKTKTPALEASPQRRGVCTRVFTTTPKKPNSALRKVARVRLTSGIEVTAYIPGEGHNLQEHSIVLVRGGRVKDLPGVRYKIIRGALDTQAVKNRKQARSRYGAKKEK, translated from the coding sequence GTGCCTACGATCCAGCAGCTGGTCCGTAAGGGCCGGCAGGACAAGGTCGAGAAGACAAAGACCCCCGCGCTTGAGGCTTCGCCCCAGCGTCGCGGCGTCTGCACGCGTGTGTTCACGACCACCCCGAAGAAGCCGAACTCGGCGCTGCGTAAGGTCGCGCGTGTGCGTCTGACCTCCGGCATCGAGGTCACCGCTTACATTCCGGGTGAGGGACACAACCTGCAGGAGCACTCGATCGTGCTCGTGCGTGGTGGCCGTGTGAAGGACCTGCCGGGTGTTCGTTACAAGATCATCCGCGGTGCGCTTGACACCCAGGCTGTCAAGAACCGCAAGCAGGCCCGCAGCCGCTACGGCGCCAAGAAGGAGAAGTAA
- the rpsS gene encoding 30S ribosomal protein S19: MPRSLKKGPFVDDHLVKKVDVQNEAGTKNVIKTWSRRSMIIPSMLGHTIAVHNGKTHVPVFVTESMVGHKLGEFSPTRTFRGHVKDDRKSKRR, from the coding sequence ATGCCGCGCAGTCTCAAGAAGGGGCCCTTCGTCGACGACCACCTCGTAAAGAAGGTGGACGTCCAGAACGAAGCCGGCACCAAGAACGTCATCAAGACCTGGTCCCGTCGCTCGATGATCATCCCCAGCATGCTGGGTCACACCATCGCGGTGCACAACGGCAAGACCCACGTCCCGGTGTTCGTCACCGAGTCGATGGTCGGCCACAAGCTCGGCGAGTTCTCGCCGACTCGCACCTTCCGCGGCCACGTCAAGGACGACCGGAAGTCGAAGCGCCGCTAA
- the tuf gene encoding elongation factor Tu: MAKAKFERTKPHVNIGTIGHIDHGKTTLTAAITKVLHDAYPDLNEASAFDQIDKAPEERQRGITISIAHVEYQTEARHYAHVDCPGHADYIKNMITGAAQMDGAILVVAATDGPMPQTKEHVLLARQVGVPYIVVALNKADMVDDEEILELVELEVRELLSEYDFPGDDLPVVRVSALKALEGDKEWGEKLLGLMAAVDEAIPTPPRDTEKPFLMPVEDVFTITGRGTVVTGRIERGVLKVNETVDIIGIKEEKTTTTVTGIEMFRKLLDEGQAGENVGLLLRGIKREDVERGQVIIKPGSVTPHKEFEAQAYILSKDEGGRHTPFFNNYRPQFYFRTTDVTGVVTLPAGTEMVMPGDNTEMTVALIQPVAMEEGLKFAIREGGRTVGAGQVTKITA, encoded by the coding sequence GTGGCGAAGGCGAAGTTCGAGCGGACTAAGCCGCACGTCAACATCGGCACCATCGGTCACATTGACCACGGTAAGACGACCCTCACGGCCGCCATTACCAAGGTGCTGCACGACGCGTACCCGGACCTGAACGAGGCCTCGGCCTTCGACCAGATCGACAAGGCTCCTGAGGAGCGCCAGCGCGGTATCACCATCTCCATCGCGCACGTCGAGTACCAGACCGAGGCGCGTCACTACGCCCACGTCGACTGCCCGGGTCACGCTGACTACATCAAGAACATGATCACCGGTGCCGCGCAGATGGACGGCGCGATCCTCGTGGTCGCCGCCACCGACGGCCCGATGCCGCAGACCAAGGAGCACGTGCTCCTGGCCCGCCAGGTCGGCGTTCCCTACATCGTTGTCGCCCTGAACAAGGCCGACATGGTGGACGACGAGGAGATCCTGGAGCTCGTCGAGCTCGAGGTCCGTGAGCTGCTCTCCGAGTACGACTTCCCGGGCGACGACCTGCCGGTCGTCCGCGTCTCCGCGCTGAAGGCCCTCGAGGGCGACAAGGAGTGGGGCGAGAAGCTTCTCGGCCTCATGGCTGCCGTCGACGAGGCCATCCCGACCCCGCCGCGTGACACCGAGAAGCCGTTCCTCATGCCCGTCGAGGACGTCTTCACGATCACCGGTCGCGGTACGGTCGTCACCGGCCGTATCGAGCGTGGTGTCCTGAAGGTCAACGAGACCGTCGACATCATCGGTATCAAGGAAGAGAAGACCACCACCACGGTCACCGGTATCGAGATGTTCCGCAAGCTGCTCGACGAGGGCCAGGCGGGCGAGAACGTCGGTCTGCTCCTCCGTGGCATCAAGCGCGAGGACGTCGAGCGCGGCCAGGTCATCATCAAGCCGGGTTCGGTCACTCCCCACAAGGAGTTCGAGGCCCAGGCCTACATCCTGTCGAAGGACGAGGGTGGCCGTCACACCCCCTTCTTCAACAACTACCGCCCGCAGTTCTACTTCCGTACCACGGACGTCACGGGTGTCGTCACCCTGCCGGCCGGCACGGAGATGGTCATGCCGGGCGACAACACCGAGATGACGGTCGCGCTGATCCAGCCGGTCGCCATGGAGGAGGGCCTGAAGTTCGCCATCCGTGAGGGTGGTCGTACCGTGGGCGCCGGCCAGGTCACCAAGATCACGGCGTAG
- the fusA gene encoding elongation factor G: MATTSLDLAKVRNIGIMAHIDAGKTTTTERILFYTGVSYKIGEVHDGAATMDWMEQEQERGITITSAATTCHWPLEDVDHTINIIDTPGHVDFTVEVERSLRVLDGAVTVFDGVAGVEPQSETVWRQADRYGVPRICFVNKLDRTGAEFHRCVDMIKDRLGAVPIVMQLPIGAEMDFQGVVDLVTMKAFVWSAEATKGEMYDIVDIPATHTEAAEEWRGKLVETVAENDDEIMELFLNGDEPSAEQLHAAVRRIILGSGKGKGEPTITAVFCGTAFKNKGVQPLLDAVVRYLPSPLDIEAIEGHDVRDAEVVVKRKPSDEEPLAALAFKIMSDPHLGKLTFVRVYSGRLEAGTAVLNSVKGKKERIGKIYRMHANKREEIASVGAGDIVAVMGLKQTTTGETLCDDKNPVILESMDFPAPVIQVAIEPKSKGDQEKLGVAIQRLAEEDPSFHVHSDEETGQTILGGMGELHLEVLVDRMKREFKVEANVGKPQVAYRETIRGTVERHDYTHKKQTGGTGQFAKVQIAIEPITETDGPAYEFVNKVTGGRVPKEYIPSVDAGAQEAMQFGILAGYEMTGVRVTLLDGGYHEVDSSELAFKIAGSQAFKEAARKASPVLMEPMMAVEVTTPEDYMGDVIGDINSRRGQIQAMEERHGARVVKGLVPLSEMFGYVGDLRSKTSGRASYSMQFDSYAEVPRNVAEEIIAKAKGE; the protein is encoded by the coding sequence ATGGCTACCACTTCGCTTGACCTGGCCAAGGTGCGCAACATCGGCATCATGGCTCACATCGACGCGGGCAAGACGACGACCACCGAGCGCATCCTGTTCTACACCGGTGTGTCTTACAAGATCGGTGAAGTCCACGACGGCGCTGCCACGATGGACTGGATGGAGCAGGAGCAGGAGCGCGGCATCACGATCACGTCCGCCGCGACGACCTGCCACTGGCCGCTCGAGGACGTCGACCACACCATCAACATCATCGACACCCCGGGCCACGTGGACTTCACCGTCGAGGTGGAGCGTTCGCTCCGCGTCCTCGACGGTGCCGTCACCGTGTTCGACGGTGTCGCCGGTGTGGAGCCGCAGTCCGAGACGGTGTGGCGTCAGGCCGACCGTTACGGCGTTCCGCGCATCTGCTTCGTCAACAAGCTCGACCGCACCGGCGCCGAGTTCCACCGCTGCGTCGACATGATCAAGGACCGCCTCGGTGCGGTTCCGATCGTCATGCAGCTCCCCATCGGCGCCGAGATGGACTTCCAGGGCGTTGTCGACCTGGTCACCATGAAGGCGTTCGTCTGGTCCGCTGAGGCGACCAAGGGCGAGATGTACGACATCGTCGACATCCCGGCCACGCACACCGAGGCTGCTGAAGAGTGGCGCGGCAAGCTGGTCGAGACCGTCGCCGAGAACGACGACGAGATCATGGAGCTCTTCCTGAACGGCGACGAGCCGTCCGCGGAGCAGCTGCACGCCGCCGTCCGTCGCATCATCCTCGGCTCCGGCAAGGGCAAGGGCGAGCCCACGATCACTGCGGTGTTCTGTGGCACGGCGTTCAAGAACAAGGGCGTTCAGCCCCTGCTCGACGCTGTCGTCCGCTACCTGCCGTCGCCCCTGGACATCGAGGCCATCGAAGGCCACGACGTCCGGGACGCCGAGGTCGTCGTGAAGCGCAAGCCTTCCGACGAGGAGCCCCTCGCGGCGCTGGCGTTCAAGATCATGAGCGACCCGCACCTCGGCAAGCTCACCTTCGTCCGGGTTTACTCGGGCCGCCTGGAGGCCGGCACTGCGGTGCTGAACTCCGTCAAGGGCAAGAAGGAGCGCATCGGCAAGATCTACCGCATGCACGCGAACAAGCGTGAGGAGATCGCGTCGGTGGGCGCCGGTGACATCGTCGCCGTCATGGGCCTGAAGCAGACCACCACCGGTGAGACGCTGTGTGACGACAAGAACCCGGTCATCCTGGAGTCCATGGACTTCCCGGCCCCGGTCATTCAGGTCGCCATCGAGCCCAAGTCCAAGGGTGACCAGGAGAAGCTGGGTGTCGCCATCCAGCGTCTCGCGGAGGAGGACCCCTCCTTCCACGTTCACTCGGACGAGGAGACGGGCCAGACCATCCTCGGCGGTATGGGCGAGCTGCACCTCGAGGTGCTGGTCGACCGTATGAAGCGCGAGTTCAAGGTCGAGGCCAACGTCGGCAAGCCGCAGGTCGCGTACCGCGAGACCATCCGCGGCACCGTCGAGCGTCACGACTACACCCACAAGAAGCAGACCGGTGGTACCGGTCAGTTCGCCAAGGTGCAGATCGCGATCGAGCCCATCACCGAGACCGACGGTCCGGCGTACGAGTTCGTGAACAAGGTCACCGGTGGCCGCGTGCCGAAGGAGTACATCCCTTCGGTCGACGCCGGTGCGCAGGAGGCCATGCAGTTCGGCATCCTGGCCGGCTACGAGATGACGGGCGTCCGCGTCACGCTTCTCGACGGTGGCTACCACGAGGTCGACTCCTCCGAGCTCGCCTTCAAGATCGCCGGTTCGCAGGCCTTCAAGGAGGCCGCGCGCAAGGCGTCCCCCGTGCTCATGGAGCCGATGATGGCCGTCGAGGTCACCACGCCCGAGGACTACATGGGTGACGTCATCGGTGACATCAACTCCCGCCGTGGCCAGATCCAGGCCATGGAGGAGCGTCACGGTGCTCGCGTCGTGAAGGGCCTCGTGCCCCTTTCGGAGATGTTCGGCTACGTCGGAGACCTCCGCAGCAAGACCTCGGGTCGCGCCAGCTACTCGATGCAGTTCGACTCCTACGCCGAGGTTCCCCGGAACGTCGCTGAGGAGATCATCGCGAAGGCCAAGGGCGAGTAA
- the rplW gene encoding 50S ribosomal protein L23: MSEATVTSKTFNDPRDLLIKPVVSEKSYALLDENKYTFIVAPGSNKTQIKQAVEAVFGVKVTGVNTINRQGKRKRTKTGFGKRADTKRAIVTLAEGDRIDIFGGQAS, translated from the coding sequence ATGTCTGAGGCGACCGTTACCAGCAAGACCTTCAATGACCCGCGCGACCTGCTGATCAAGCCGGTTGTCTCGGAGAAGAGCTACGCGCTGCTGGACGAGAACAAGTACACGTTCATCGTCGCGCCCGGCTCCAACAAGACTCAGATCAAGCAGGCCGTCGAGGCGGTCTTCGGGGTCAAGGTCACCGGGGTCAACACGATCAACCGTCAGGGTAAGCGCAAGCGCACCAAGACCGGTTTCGGCAAGCGCGCTGACACCAAGCGCGCCATCGTGACCCTCGCTGAGGGCGACCGAATCGACATCTTCGGCGGCCAGGCCTCCTAA